Proteins encoded by one window of Acetivibrio thermocellus ATCC 27405:
- a CDS encoding ABC transporter ATP-binding protein, with protein sequence MEILRVENVTKTYGTGENMVRALDGVSFSVKKGEFIAIVGPSGSGKSTLLHILGGVDKPTSGKVFMDGKDVYAQNDEQLAIFRRRQVGLIYQFYNLIPVLNVVENITLPVLMDGRKVNKERLEELIETLNLKGRENHLPNQLSGGQQQRVSIGRALINAPSVVLADEPTGNLDSKNSQEIVELLKLSNKKYNQTLIVITHDENIALQANRVIAIEDGRIIRDEVIRQ encoded by the coding sequence ATGGAGATATTGAGGGTTGAAAACGTGACAAAAACGTACGGCACCGGAGAGAACATGGTCAGGGCATTGGACGGTGTTTCATTTTCGGTAAAAAAGGGTGAATTCATTGCAATTGTAGGGCCATCGGGTTCGGGCAAATCCACACTTTTGCATATTTTAGGCGGAGTGGACAAACCTACAAGCGGCAAGGTTTTTATGGACGGCAAGGATGTTTATGCTCAAAATGACGAGCAGCTTGCAATTTTTCGCCGCCGGCAGGTGGGGCTCATATATCAGTTTTACAACCTTATACCCGTGTTAAATGTAGTGGAGAATATTACACTTCCGGTACTTATGGACGGAAGAAAAGTGAACAAAGAACGACTGGAAGAGTTGATTGAGACTTTGAATCTTAAAGGAAGGGAAAATCATTTGCCCAATCAGCTGTCGGGAGGCCAGCAGCAAAGGGTGTCCATTGGCAGGGCATTGATAAATGCTCCTTCGGTGGTGCTTGCGGACGAACCCACGGGAAACCTGGATTCGAAAAACAGCCAGGAAATTGTGGAACTTTTGAAACTCTCCAATAAAAAATACAATCAAACCTTGATTGTTATTACCCATGACGAAAATATTGCGTTGCAGGCAAACCGAGTAATTGCCATTGAGGACGGGAGGATCATTCGTGACGAGGTGATTCGGCAATGA